A window of Mercenaria mercenaria strain notata chromosome 16, MADL_Memer_1, whole genome shotgun sequence contains these coding sequences:
- the LOC123539729 gene encoding reactive oxygen species modulator 1-like produces MPVPQGNYRQGPSCWDRIKLGFMMGFSVGLATGVLFGGFQALRFGARGRELIQTVGKSSLQGAGTFGTFMAIGSGIRC; encoded by the exons ATGCCAGTGCCACAAGGAAATTATAGACAAGGCCCCAGTTGCTGGGACAGGATCAAACTTGGCTTTATGATGGGCTTCAGTGTTGGTCTAGCGACAGGTGTACTTTTTGGTGGATTTCAGGCTTTAAG GTTTGGAGCTCGTGGGCGTGAACTTATTCAAACAGTAGGAAAGTCAAGTTTACAGGGTGCTGGAACATTCGGAACTTTCATGGCGATTGGCTCAGGAATACGATGCTAA